In Musa acuminata AAA Group cultivar baxijiao chromosome BXJ2-3, Cavendish_Baxijiao_AAA, whole genome shotgun sequence, the following proteins share a genomic window:
- the LOC135607845 gene encoding F-box protein At2g32560-like — translation MLFFLVSFFPFVLLLSKSLPLEPLPQWASETRLVSILLFQEVLSFLAPLLERCRPVRAGNLTLPSSLMSPGKGRTHRVENVEELAEMSVLDLPELALDCILGRLSPAGLCNMAAVCSSLKERCRSDHLWEKHMKEKWGRVIGNAARREWKLYLASTRDSAVGAADINRSKKWNGVLSCLWPISWLNFRIDSGNKHKSPLPDDSIMSWYRSLESGKLWFPAQVYNREHGHVGFMLSCYDAEVSYDCSTDTFHARYPPHGRRMMIMEEGVQWDRLRAPPVNTPAYDLHISDCLSDLRAGDHIEIQWRRNKEFPYGWWYGVIGHLESCDGNELLCHCHLSDTVILEFNQYTPGSRWRRASINRKAHREEGNETDGFYGGIRKLQSKDEISKWRQLWPKDVLV, via the exons ATGCTTTTCTTCCTAGTGTCGTTCTTCcccttcgtcctcctcctctccaaGTCCCTTCCCCTGGAGCCCCTGCCTCAATGGGCAAGTGAGACGAGACTGGTCTCCATCTTGTTGTTCCAGGAAGTGCTATCTTTTCTGGCGCCTTTGCTCGAGAGGTGTAGACCAGTTCGTGCAGGAAATCTTACCCTCCCATCGTCGTTGATGTCTCCCGGGAAGGGGCGAACCCACAGAGTGGAGAATGTAGAGGAGCTGGCGGAGATGTCGGTCTTGGATTTGCCGGAGCTGGCCTTGGACTGCATTCTCGGGCGGTTGTCGCCTGCCGGATTGTGTAACATGGCAGCTGTCTGTAGCTCGTTGAAAGAGAGGTGCAGGAGTGACCATCTCTGGGAGaagcacatgaaggagaaatgggGGAGAGTGATCGGCAATGCGGCGCGCAGGGAGTGGAAGTTGTATTTAGCTTCGACAAGGGACTCTGCAGTTGGTGCCGCAGACATCAACAGGAGCAAGAAGTGGAACGGGGTGCTCTCTTGTTTGtggcctatttcttggctcaattTTAGGATTGACAGTGGCAACAAGCACAAGAGCCCTTTGCCTGATGACTCCATCATGTCTTGGTATCGATCACTCGAGAGCGGCAAATTATGGTTCCCAGCTCAGGTTTACAATCGTGAG CATGGGCATGTCGGGTTTATGTTATCTTGCTATGATGCTGAAGTTAGTTATGACTGCAGCACAGACACTTTTCATGCAAG GTACCCACCACATGGACGAAGAATGATGATCATGGAGGAGGGAGTGCAGTGGGACAGGCTAAGAGCACCTCCTGTTAATACTCCTGCTTATGATCTTCATATCTCAGACTGCTTGAGTGATTTACGCGCAGGTGATCATATCGAGATTCAgtggagaagaaacaaggagttCCCTTATG GCTGGTGGTATGGAGTCATAGGTCACTTGGAATCTTGTGATGGAAATGAGCTCCTCTGCCATTGTCATCTGAGTG ATACTGTTATCTTAGAATTCAACCAGTACACACCTGGTTCAAGGTGGAGACGAGCATCCATTAACCGAAAGGCTCACAGGGAAGAAGGTAATGAAACAGATGGATTTTATGGGGGAATCAGAAAACTCCAAAGCAAAGATGAAATCTCCAAGTGGAGGCAGCTTTGGCCAAAAGATGTTTTGGTATAG
- the LOC135607844 gene encoding calcium/calmodulin-dependent serine/threonine-protein kinase 1-like produces MGLCHGKQIQSPQIQQEEIPPVPGVEVPAAVPGTPKQPKFPFYSPSPLPSSYKDSPANSSVKSTPLRFLKRPFPPPSPAKHIKALLARRHGSVKPNEASIPEGSEVELGLDKNFGFLKQIFSKFELGEEVGRGHFGYTCTAKAKKGDMKGEEVAVKVIPKAKMTTAIAIEDVRREVRILRSLTGHKNLVQFYDAYEDEDNAYIVMELCKGGELLERILSRGGKYSEEDAKAVIVQILSVVAFCHLQGVVHRDLKPENFLFATKDEKSTLKAIDFGLSDLVKPDERLNDIVGSAYYVAPEVLHRSYGTEADMWSIGVIAYILLCGSRPFWARTESGIFRAVLKAEPTFDEAPWPSLSSQAKDFVKKLLNKDYRKRMTAAQALCHPWLRNFEEVKIPQDIIVYKLVKAYICSSSLRKSALRALAKTLTVDQLYYLQEQFALLGPNKSGYISLQNLKTALSRNSTDTMKDSRVLDFANVVSALQYRKLDFEEFAAAAISVHQMEVLDTWEQHARNGYEFFEKDGNRPIMIEELASELGLSPSVPVHVVLQDWIRHSDGKLSLLGFIKLLHGFSSRTIPKA; encoded by the exons ATGGGACTCTGCCATGGGAAACAAATCCAAAGCCCTCAAATCCAACAAGAAGAGATCCCGCCGGTCCCCGGCGTTGAGGTGCCTGCAGCGGTTCCGGGGACCCCGAAGCAGCCAAAGTTCCCCTTCTACAGTCCAAGCCCCCTTCCGAGCTCTTACAAGGACTCGCCGGCCAATTCGAGCGTGAAGTCGACGCCGCTGCGGTTCCTCAAGCGGCCGTTCCCTCCTCCGTCGCCCGCGAAGCACATCAAGGCTCTGCTAGCTCGTAGGCATGGTTCGGTTAAGCCAAACGAGGCATCGATCCCCGAGGGGAGCGAGGTCGAGCTGGGATTGGACAAAAACTTTGGGTTCTTGAAGCAGATCTTCTCAAAATTTGAGCTTGGGGAGGAGGTTGGGCGTGGGCATTTCGGGTACACTTGCACTGCTAAGGCGAAGAAGGGAGACATGAAGGGAGAGGAGGTGGCCGTCAAGGTCATTCCCAAGGCAAAG ATGACAACTGCTATTGCTATCGAAGATGTGCGTAGAGAAGTGAGAATATTACGTTCTCTCACGGGACATAAGAATCTAGTTCAGTTCTACGATGCATATGAGGATGAAGATAATGCGTATATTGTGATGGA GTTATGCAAAGGTGGTGAATTACTAGAAAGGATTCTCTCGAG gggTGGGAAgtattcggaagaagatgcaaaagctgTCATTGTTCAGATTTTGAGTGTCGTAGCTTTCTGTCATCTTCAAGGTGTTGTTCACCGAGATCTCAAGCCAGAG AATTTTCTTTTTGCAACAAAGGATGAGAAGTCTACCTTAAAGGCCATAGATTTTGGCTTGTCTGACTTGGTTAAGCCAG ACGAGAGATTGAATGATATTGTTGGAAGTGCATATTATGTTGCTCCTGAAGTTCTTCATAGATCTTATGGAACAGAGGCAGACATGTGGAGTATTGGTGTAATTGCATATATTTTACTCTGCGGAAGCCGCCCTTTTTGGGCCCGCACGGAGTCAGGTATATTTCGAGCTGTTTTGAAGGCAGAACCAACTTTTGATGAAGCTCCATGGCCTTCTCTGTCATCTCAAgccaaagattttgttaaaaagtTGCTGAATAAGGACTACCGCAAGAGAATGACTGCTGCACAGGCCCTTT GTCATCCTTGGCTACGGAATTTTGAAGAAGTCAAGATTCCTCAGGATATTATAGTCTATAAGCTTGTAAAGGCTTATATATGTTCTTCTTCTCTAAGGAAATCAGCATTAAGG GCTCTTGCCAAGACCTTGACAGTAGATCAGCTCTATTACCTTCAAGAACAGTTTGCTTTGTTAGGACCGAACAAGAGTGGTTATATCTCTCTTCAAAACTTAAAGACG GCCTTGTCACGAAACTCAACAGATACAATGAAGGACTCGAGAGTTCTAGATTTTGCAAACGTG GTGAGTGCTCTCCAATATAGAAAACTAGATTTCGAAGAATTTGCCGCCGCAGCCATAAGTGTGCATCAGATGGAAGTACTGGATACCTGGGAGCAGCATGCTCGTAATGGTTATGAATTCTTTGAGAAGGATGGGAACAGACCTATCATGATTGAGGAACTTGCTTCG GAACTCGGGCTTAGTCCATCAGTGCCAGTTCATGTTGTTCTCCAGGACTGGATAAGGCATTCCGATGGAAAACTCAGTCTCTTAGGGTTCATCAAACTTCTTCATGGGTTCTCTTCCCGCACAATTCCAAAAGCTTAG
- the LOC103979464 gene encoding uncharacterized protein LOC103979464 isoform X2, with product MDEQEFRRLLDLFPVVRSRNYCAASESSRGTTSHSSQDEVTEWKNAWNQMDEKDGSSETENDDPFWQKLRLAAERKMGAAKAEKFCEAFRMAHEKLVYKELSSDAAQRFVDYDGL from the exons ATGGACGAGCAAGAGTTCCGACGCCTTCTCGACCTCTTCCCCGTCGTCCGATCTCGGAATTACTGC GCCGCATCTGAATCATCAAGAGGAACTACTTCACATTCATCACAAGATGAG GTAACCGAATGGAAAAATGCTTGGAATCAAATGGATGAGAAAGATGGTTCATCAGAAACTGAAAACGATG ATCCATTTTGGCAGAAGCTAAGGTTGGCTGCTGAAAGAAAG ATGGGGGCAGCAAAGGCAGAGAAGTTTTGCGAGGCATTTCGAATGGCCCATGAGAAACTA GTGTACAAAGAACTGAGTTCTGATGCTGCTCAGAGGTTTGTTGATTACGATGGCCTCTGA
- the LOC103979464 gene encoding uncharacterized protein LOC103979464 isoform X1: protein MDEQEFRRLLDLFPVVRSRNYCAASESSRGTTSHSSQDEQVTEWKNAWNQMDEKDGSSETENDDPFWQKLRLAAERKMGAAKAEKFCEAFRMAHEKLVYKELSSDAAQRFVDYDGL, encoded by the exons ATGGACGAGCAAGAGTTCCGACGCCTTCTCGACCTCTTCCCCGTCGTCCGATCTCGGAATTACTGC GCCGCATCTGAATCATCAAGAGGAACTACTTCACATTCATCACAAGATGAG CAGGTAACCGAATGGAAAAATGCTTGGAATCAAATGGATGAGAAAGATGGTTCATCAGAAACTGAAAACGATG ATCCATTTTGGCAGAAGCTAAGGTTGGCTGCTGAAAGAAAG ATGGGGGCAGCAAAGGCAGAGAAGTTTTGCGAGGCATTTCGAATGGCCCATGAGAAACTA GTGTACAAAGAACTGAGTTCTGATGCTGCTCAGAGGTTTGTTGATTACGATGGCCTCTGA
- the LOC135607846 gene encoding early nodulin-like protein 18, with protein sequence MEGKQSWEAAPRRVSGCSFRCLLIICCLVTLLSCHGTVAYKNYTVGDSLGWFDSLMKPAVDYQKWAAGKSFGLGDFLFFDTDKNHSVVQTYNATTYEQCNYDDAEADDTTEWSATAPQYSSDPVTVPVPLLKVGTTYFFSGNYDGEQCQHGQHFKINVTYGQGLPESLRSPSEASAPASPEDGGADTSVPANFDHPKDTDDEVKPSSRAGETVRGGRLHVGFAFLCVLMLVR encoded by the exons ATGGAAGGGAAGCAGTCTTGGGAAGCAGCCCCTCGTCGGGTCTCAGGTTGTTCCTTCCGCTGCCTCCTCATCATCTGTTGTCTGGTGACCCTCCTCAGCTGCCATGGCACTGTTGCTTACAAGAACTACACGGTGGGGGACTCCTTGGGCTGGTTTGACAGCCTCATGAAGCCTGCGGTTGACTACCAGAAGTGGGCAGCTGGGAAGAGCTTCGGCCTTGGAGATTTCCTCT TCTTCGACACTGACAAGAACCACTCGGTGGTGCAGACCTACAACGCCACCACATACGAGCAGTGCAACTACGACGACGCGGAGGCCGACGACACCACCGAGTGGTCCGCCACGGCACCGCAGTACAGCAGCGACCCGGTGACCGTGCCGGTGCCGCTCCTCAAGGTGGGCACGACCTACTTCTTCTCGGGGAACTACGACGGCGAGCAGTGCCAGCACGGGCAGCACTTCAAGATCAACGTGACGTACGGGCAGGGCCTGCCGGAGAGCCTGAGGAGCCCGTCGGAGGCCTCGGCACCGGCCAGCCCCGAAGACGGCGGCGCCGACACTTCTGTGCCGGCCAACTTCGACCATCCCAAGGACACCGACGACGAGGTGAAGCCGTCGTCGCGTGCAGGCGAGACGGTGCGTGGTGGGAGGCTTCATGTGGGCTTCGCCTTCTTGTGCGTTCTAATGCTCGTAAGGTGA
- the LOC135607847 gene encoding tubulin beta chain: MREILHIQGGQCGNQIGSKFWEVVCDEHGIDPTGRYTGTSDLQLERVNVYYNEASCGRYVPRAVLMDLEPGTMDSVRTGPYGRIFRPDNFVFGQSGAGNNWAKGHYTEGAELIDSVLDVVRKEAENCDCLQGFQVCHSLGGGTGSGMGTLLISKIREEYPDRMMLTFSVFPSPKVSDTVVEPYNATLSVHQLVENADECMVLDNEALYDICFRTLKLTTPSFGDLNQLISATMSGVTCCLRFPGQLNSDLRKLAVNLIPFPRLHFFMVGFAPLTSRGSQQYRALTVPELTQQMWDAKNMMCAADPRHGRYLTASAMFRGKMSTKEVDEQMMNVQNKNSSYFVEWIPNNVKSSVCDIPPRGLSMASTFVGNSTSIQEMFRRVSEQFTAMFRRKAFLHWYTGEGMDEMEFTEAESNMNDLVSEYQQYQDATADEEGEYEDEEQLAQDM, encoded by the exons ATGAGAGAAATCCTTCACATCCAGGGTGGCCAATGCGGCAATCAGATCGGATCCAAGTTCTGGGAAGTGGTGTGTGATGAGCACGGGATCGATCCAACCGGGCGGTACACTGGGACGTCGGATCTCCAACTCGAGCGCGTCAACGTGTACTACAATGAAGCCTCTTGTGGGAGGTACGTCCCCAGGGCGGTGCTGATGGATCTGGAACCTGGTACCATGGACAGCGTCCGAACCGGGCCATATGGTCGGATCTTTCGTCCCGATAACTTCGTCTTTGGTCAGTCTGGTGCTGGAAACAACTGGGCTAAGGGTCACTATACCGAGGGAGCTGAGCTCATCGACTCGGTTCTCGATGTGGTGAGGAAGGAAGCCGAGAACTGCGACTGCCTTCAGG GCTTTCAAGTGTGCCACTCTCTTGGAGGAGGAACTGGTTCCGGAATGGGAACGCTTTTGATATCTAAGATCAGGGAGGAGTACCCTGATCGGATGATGCTTACCTTCTCCGTCTTCCCTTCGCCCAAGGTTTCAGACACTGTCGTTGAACCCTACAATGCAACCTTATCTGTCCACCAGTTGGTGGAGAATGCAGATGAATGTATGGTGCTGGACAATGAGGCTCTTTATGATATCTGCTTCCGCACGCTCAAGCTAACTACTCCCAGCT TCGGAGATTTGAACCAGCTGATATCTGCAACCATGAGTGGTGTCACATGCTGTCTCCGATTCCCTGGGCAACTGAACTCGGACCTGAGAAAGTTGGCCGTGAATCTGATCCCCTTCCCTCGCCTCCACTTCTTTATGGTCGGTTTTGCGCCGTTGACATCCCGTGGATCACAGCAGTACCGTGCCCTGACCGTCCCTGAGCTCACCCAGCAGATGTGGGATGCTAAGAACATGATGTGCGCCGCTGATCCTCGCCATGGTCGCTACCTCACTGCCTCTGCCATGTTCAGAGGCAAGATGAGCACCAAAGAAGTCGATGAGCAGATGATGAATGTCCAGAACAAGAACTCGTCCTACTTTGTAGAATGGATTCCCAACAATGTGAAGTCCAGTGTCTGTGACATACCACCGAGGGGCCTCTCCATGGCATCTACCTTCGTCGGCAACTCGACATCAATCCAAGAGATGTTCAGGAGGGTGAGCGAGCAGTTCACTGCAATGTTTAGGAGGAAGGCTTTCTTGCACTGGTACACCGGGGAGGGCATGGACGAGATGGAGTTCACCGAGGCCGAGAGCAACATGAATGATCTCGTCTCGGAGTACCAGCAGTATCAGGACGCCACTGCTGACGAGGAAGGTGAATACGAGGATGAGGAACAACTGGCCCAGGATATGTGA
- the LOC135607848 gene encoding cysteine proteinase inhibitor 12-like gives MGSSCTRSSRCLLPHFVIGFSLCSSLLFSIAMAAMVGGLKESEGSQNSAEIEELARFAVDEHNKKENALLEFARVVKAKEQVVTGTLHHLTVEAIDAGKKKLYEAKVWVKPWLHFKELQDFKHVADSGSLTAADLGAKRGEHGPGWRTVPAHDPVVKDAAHHAVQTIQQRSNSLAPYELLEVLLARAEVVEDIAKFDMLIKVKRGTKEEKLKVEVHKNLEGTFHLNQMQQEHSESASQ, from the exons ATGGGTTCCTCCTGCACTCGCTCTTCTCGCTGTCTTCTCCCCCACTTCGTGATCGGCTTCTCATTGTGCTCTTCGTTGCTCTTCTCGATCGCGATGGCGGCCATGGTCGGAGGGTTGAAGGAATCGGAGGGTAGCCAGAACAGCGCCGAGATCGAGGAGCTCGCCCGCTTCGCCGTTGACGAACACAACAAAAAGGAG AATGCACTTCTGGAGTTTGCTCGCGTGGTGAAGGCCAAGGAGCAGGTTGTCACTGGAACCCTTCATCACTTGACAGTGGAGGCAATTGACGCAGGTAAAAAGAAGCTCTATGAGGCCAAAGTGTGGGTCAAGCCATGGCTCCACTTTAAAGAGCTTCAGGACTTCAAGCATGTGGCAGATTCTGGATCTCTCACGGCTGCTGACCTCGGTGCCAAACGAG GTGAGCATGGACCTGGCTGGCGTACTGTTCCTGCACATGATCCTGTGGTCAAAGATGCAGCACATCATGCTGTGCAGACCATTCAACAGAGGTCCAACTCATTGGCCCCCTATGAACTGCTGGAGGTCCTTCTTGCAAGGGCAGAG GTGGTTGAGGACATTGCGAAATTTGACATGCTTATCAAAGTaaagagaggaaccaaggaggagAAACTCAAGGTTGAAGTGCACAAGAATCTGGAAGGCACTTTTCACTTGAATCAGATGCAGCAGGAGCATTCGGAGTCTGCAAGTCAGTAA